Proteins encoded within one genomic window of Fragaria vesca subsp. vesca linkage group LG1, FraVesHawaii_1.0, whole genome shotgun sequence:
- the LOC101301616 gene encoding LRR receptor-like serine/threonine-protein kinase HSL2-like yields MTLSAPKPLLILCTLSFYFSYVMAFSAGDPQILLRVKAQLDDPDGNLNDWVPGSNHSPCNWTGITCEHKNFSIVSIDMSGFNIRGRFPVELCRIRTLQNLTLNSNSINGTLLTTPLSLCSHLQALEIEDNEIVGHLPEFPPGFDDLRVLNLQKNNFTGDIPESFGRFPQLRVLKLSGNLLTGPFPKLLTNLSQLTRLEMAYNPAMKPSVLPPEIGNMTNLDWLFLSQINLTGPIPETIGNLVSLTNLDLSRNSLSGTIPESIGRLRSAVQIELFLNQLYGELPESLANLTSLQNLDLSQNGFTGTFSETIAGIRFVSLRLADNLLEGSVPEIIANNPDLVQLHLFNNSFSGTLPENLGRNSTLQELDVSTNKFTGELPSSLCYGKNLSSLVIFGNQFTGNIPDTLSQCQSLEYVRFEYNQLSGEVPAKFWGLPLLTDLRMQNNRLSGSVSSSISSANGLQVLTISGNIFSGELPPQICKLSELIELDVSDNQFSGAVPSCVTELKNLQELRMQHNLFSGEIPRHLSPWTQLTELNLSKNRFSGTIPPELGDLLVLNYLDLSDNSLTGEIPVELTRLKLGQFNLSDNKLYGKIPTGLDYELFVPGLLGNPGLCSLNLKPIHPCQRRKSHTALLAVVLSVCIVLLVGLVLWYLKIRAKVFGGKSKRLYSVTSFQRVGFNEDDVLPSLTNDNLIATGGSGHVYKVKLKSGQVLAVKKLWGGSSRKPESELVFKSEVETLGRVRHGNIVKLVFCCSGEDCRILAYEYMENGSLGDVLHGEKLGPLVDWAARFSVALGSAHGLAYLHHDCVPSVVHRDVKSNNILLDEEWTPRVADFGLAKTLERDVASEHGAMSRIAGSYGYIAPEYAYTLKVTEKSDVYSFGVVLLELITGKRPNDVTFGENKDIVKWVTEAALCSPSSSDGDGESDKCCGIDLSQIVDPRMNPTTRDFEEIEKVLSVALLCTSAFPTNRPSMRRVVELLKDQKPSSQKC; encoded by the exons ATGACACTTTCAGCTCCAAAACCGCTGCTGATTCTGTGTACTCTATCATTTTACTTCTCTTATGTCATGGCCTTTTCGGCCGGAGACCCCCAGATCCTGCTGCGTGTGAAAGCGCAACTCGACGACCCGGATGGAAACCTCAACGACTGGGTTCCCGGCAGCAACCACAGTCCATGCAACTGGACAGGTATCACTTGTGAGCACAAAAACTTCTCCATTGTTTCAATAGACATGTCGGGGTTCAATATTCGCGGCCGGTTTCCGGTCGAGCTGTGCCGGATTCGGACGCTACAGAACCTCACTTTGAACAGCAACAGCATCAACGGTACTCTCTTAACTACACCCCTCTCTCTGTGTTCACACCTCCAAGCTTTGGAGATCGAGGACAACGAAATCGTCGGACACTTGCCGGAATTTCCTCCGGGGTTTGATGATTTACGGGTCCTGAATCTCCAAAAGAACAACTTCACTGGAGATATCCCGGAGAGTTTCGGCCGGTTTCCGCAACTTAGAGTACTGAAGCTTTCAGGGAACTTGCTCACCGGTCCGTTCCCTAAGTTGTTGACAAACCTGAGCCAGTTGACTCGTTTGGAAATGGCTTATAATCCAGCAATGAAGCCTAGTGTGTTGCCTCCAGAAATCGGAAACATGACCAATCTCGACTGGCTGTTTCTCTCTCAGATAAATCTCACAGGCCCTATTCCAGAAACGATCGGAAACTTGGTCTCGCTAACAAACCTGGACTTGTCCCGGAATTCATTATCCGGTACTATTCCAGAGAGCATTGGAAGATTGAGAAGCGCAGTGCAAATTGAGCTTTTCTTGAACCAATTGTACGGCGAATTGCCGGAGAGTCTTGCAAATTTGACGTCTCTGCAGAACTTGGATTTGTCACAGAACGGATTCACAGGTACATTCTCTGAAACAATCGCAGGAATTCGATTTGTTTCTCTGCGACTCGCCGACAACTTACTAGAAGGCTCTGTTCCGGAGATCATTGCCAACAATCCTGATCTGGTTCAGCTGCATCTCTTCAACAACAGCTTCTCCGGTACTCTCCCGGAAAATCTCGGTCGAAATTCAACTCTGCAAGAATTGGATGTTTCGACTAACAAGTTCACCGGCGAGCTGCCTAGTTCTCTCTGCTACGGTAAAAATCTCAGCAGTCTGGTCATATTCGGGAACCAATTCACTGGTAACATACCAGATACGTTGAGCCAGTGTCAATCTCTTGAATATGTACGATTCGAGTACAATCAACTCTCCGGTGAAGTACCGGCCAAGTTTTGGGGTCTGCCTCTGCTCACTGATCTACGAATGCAGAACAACAGACTCAGCGGATCAGTTTCGTCTTCCATTTCCTCTGCCAATGGTCTCCAAGTACTTACAATCTCCGGCAACATCTTCTCCGGCGAGCTTCCACCGCAGATTTGCAAGTTGTCCGAGCTGATAGAGCTGGACGTGAGCGACAATCAGTTTTCCGGTGCAGTTCCATCTTGTGTAACAGAGCTGAAGAATCTGCAGGAGCTTAGGATGCAGCACAATTTGTTCAGCGGTGAGATTCCAAGACATTTGAGTCCATGGACCCAGCTGACTGAGTTAAACCTATCGAAAAATCGATTCTCTGGTACAATTCCTCCCGAGCTAGGTGATTTGCTGGTTCTGAATTACTTGGACCTCTCTGATAACTCACTCACCGGTGAGATTCCGGTGGAATTGACCAGGCTTAAGCTCGGACAGTTCAATCTCTCAGACAACAAACTGTACGGTAAGATACCTACTGGGCTGGACTACGAGCTTTTCGTACCGGGTCTACTTGGCAACCCGGGTCTATGTAGTTTGAATTTGAAGCCGATTCATCCATGTCAGAGACGTAAATCTCATACTGCTTTATTGGCTGTTGTTCTCTCCGTTTGCATTGTACTTCTTGTTGGGTTAGTTCTTTGGTATCTGAAAATCAGAGCAAAAGTGTTTGGCGGTAAATCAAAAAGGCTTTACAGTGTGACCTCATTTCAACGGGTCGGGTTCAATGAAGACGATGTGTTACCTTCGTTAACCAATGATAATCTGATTGCGACGGGCGGTTCGGGTCATGTTTATAAGGTGAAGCTGAAGTCGGGTCAAGTTTTGGCGGTTAAGAAGCTATGGGGAGGAAGCAGCAGGAAGCCGGAGAGTGAGTTGGTCTTTAAATCCGAGGTTGAGACGCTGGGTCGGGTCCGGCATGGCAATATTGTAAAATTGGTGTTTTGTTGTAGTGGGGAGGATTGTAGGATATTGGCCTATGAGTACATGGAGAATGGGAGCTTGGGTGATGTTTTGCATGGAGAGAAGCTTGGGCCGTTGGTGGACTGGGCCGCGAGGTTCAGCGTTGCATTGGGCTCGGCCCACGGGCTGGCCTATCTTCATCATGACTGCGTCCCGTCTGTCGTTCACCGGGATGTGAAGAGCAACAACATATTGCTTGACGAGGAGTGGACTCCACGCGTGGCGGATTTCGGTCTTGCCAAGACGTTGGAGCGTGATGTGGCATCCGAACATGGTGCCATGTCACGAATAGCTGGATCTTACGGTTATATTGCGCCAG AATATGCATACACACTAAAAGTTACAGAGAAGAGCGACGTCTACAGCTTCGGTGTGGTGTTACTGGAACTGATCACCGGTAAGAGGCCGAACGACGTAACCTTTGGGGAGAACAAGGACATAGTGAAGTGGGTTACTGAGGCTGCATTGTGTTCTCCTTCCTCTTCGGATGGTGATGGTGAAAGTGACAAATGTTGTGGGATTGATCTTAGCCAGATTGTTGACCCGAGAATGAACCCAACCACAAGGGATTTCGAAGAGATTGAAAAGGTTCTGAGTGTGGCTCTTCTTTGCACCTCTGCATTCCCAACTAACAGGCCATCCATGAGAAGAGTGGTTGAATTGCTAAAAGATCAGAAACCATCTAGTCAAAAATGTTGA